The genome window ctctctctcacacacacacacacactctctctctcacacacacacacacactcactctgtcacacacacacacactctctcactctctcacacacacactctcacacacacacacacactctctcactctctctctcactctctctctctcacacacactctctcactctcacacacactctctcactctcacacacacacacacacactctcactctctctctctcacacacacactctcacgcactctcacacactctcacacacacactctctcactctcacacacactctcacacacactctcacacacactctcacacacactctcacacacactctcacacacactctcacacacactctcactctcacacacactctctcactctcacacacactctcacacacactctctcactctctcactctcacacacactctctcactctcacacacactctctcactctcacacacacacacacacactctcactctctctctctcacacacgcactctcacacactctcacacactctcacacactctcacacactctctctctcactctctctcactctctctcactctctctcactctctctcactctctctcactcacacactctcacacactctcacacaccctCGTTAGCTAACCTCGTGAGACCTCTAGACAGCAGCTCGCTGACGGTTCAGCCAAAAGCAAAGAGCTTTCAGGTCAGGTATTACTTATTTTACCCAATTAgcattaaccaataaaacatttatgttaatttaaaataaagcttcaattaaatataaataatagatgaaaaactttttttttgttagctGCCGAAGCACTTAAATTACTAACCGTAAGTAATTTCTTAAGTCAATTAAacctaatatttaaaaattaattaatttacaaaagcATTGAGATTACAGAAAGAACTAAAGTTGCTAACTTAACAATAAATGGCTAAATAgtaattataatgttttatcAATGCTGATGAACCAAATGCAggaaggaaactgttaaaattaGCACAGCATTAAcgacgaccttgaaataagagcgcaagaTTTATCTGATAGTCATGAAAGTATAGCGTTCGTATCTTCTATAGCATTTTATTCTGTGAAAATGAGATAAagttcacactgaaagagaatgATCTCGCTCATAGATGTCAGgctttatctgcagctaaactgaataaaagcagaatgcaacgtaaaaaaaaaaaaaaaaaaaaaatgatgcagtacagaaactataaagtatattttctaccttattctgtgcagaagattTAAATTActgctaattaaatgtagtagactatataaaacaaatattggcTTACATGCAATTTTACGTATGCCATGCcatagcatcattaaactagcatctaacaatggacaaaaggtattttatttaagttttttctagcctatggttctctaaccatagatgctactgtaatttgccccttgactaagcatttaaagaatttaggggaagcatttaaatcatcctgtgaatgcacttaaagaatgcagaatcgatcgttataatcaaatcaaatttaattgtgaatcgaatcgttctacatttgcaaaaatcgttcttgaatcgaatcggaAGCCAATGACTTGTAAATCGAATCCGAAGCCAATGACTCGTGAATCGAATCCGAAGCCAATGACTCGTGAATCGAATCCGAAGCCAATGACTCGTGAATCGAATCCGAAGCCAATGACTCGTGAATCGAATCCGAAGCCAATGACTCGTGAATCGAATCCGAAGCCAATGACTCGTGAATCGAATCCGAAGCCAATGACTCGTGAATCGAATCGGAAGCCAATGACTCGTGAATCGAATCCGAAGCCAATGACTCGTGAATCGAATCGGAAGCCAATGACTCGTGAATCGAATCGGAAGCCAATGACTCATGAATCGAATCGGAAGCCAATGACTCGTGAATCGAATCGTTCtacatttgcaaaaatcgttcttgaatcgaatcggaAGCCAATGACTTGTAAATCGAATCCGAAGCCAATGACTCGTGAATCGAATCCGAAGTTACTCGTGAATCGAATCGGAAGCCAATGACTCGTGAATCGAATGGAAAACCAATGACTCGTGAATCGAATCGGAAACCAATGACTCGTGAATCGAATCGGAAGCCAATGACTCGTGAATCGAATCGGAAACCAATGACTCGTGAATCGAATCGAAgcctacccaaagattcacagccctagtcTGACCTCTTCCATTTCTCCTTgagtagatgcttttatctacACGGACTCGAGAGAAGAGCTGTTGTACCTTGAGCTGGCGGTTCTCCTCGTGCAGCTTGCTGGCCTCCGTCTGCAGGCGTCTGCACTCCTCCACGATCTTCTTCATCTCCGAGTCGTCCAGAGCAGCGCTGACCGCCTTCACTGCCACCGGCCCGTCCACTTTGGAGGAGTTCAGAACCGCCGCCGATTTAGACACAGAGTCTACGTCGTTCTGAAGAGGACGAGAAAACCAACACTGTACACTTAAGAAAACTACAAAAATCATTTGAATTCACCCTTCAGTAGCTTTAGTCTGTATTCAAAGAATCAAGATTTAAACGCTCATGAAAACCTGGATCTACGATTaagctttattttaaaatcatgacTTTTTAAATCACTGAAATTTATAATGTATACAGTATTTTCCGGattataaatcacactttttttcatagtttcatatattacataatttatatatattctttaaaagcattagcaaataaataaactgatttatttaaatagtatttcttattttcttaattCTGATCCAGTAAATCATGACTTATTGGTTAAAAAtagaaatttatattaaatttatagttCATATCATTCCGActtttttgattttattatttagaattatttcagtatcactgatatactaatatatatatatatatatatatatatataatttgaattttataaatagaaatattttcacattactttttaatcatttatttttattattaaaaaaataatattttaatgtaaaattaaaatttgagtatttaataaaaacaattttactttacatttatatgtaaaatgtcTGTGCcagaataaaattgtattttacattataactGAGTTCCAATAAACACCTTTGTTAtgtcttaatttcttcattttcatacataaactattaaaatagatatttttgtccaccttttctcttttctcttagTTACTTATCGGttattaacattataattatttatccATTTGTATGTGTAGGCtatgttttatggttttaaatcATGTGATTTGTTGAAAATTAGTTTTGCGAAAGGTAATCGTTTATTAAAATAATGGAATGTTAATTTATGCTAATCAAAAAATCTGTGAATTTATTATTCCGTGCTGAACAATCCAGTATAAATCAATCACACAATCATCTATAGGAGTTACAATGTTTCTGCTAGTTTTGTTTGATGATTATTATAGTATCAGTTTGCATCTAATCTGATGAGCTTCAGATGACACCATAACAGTGTTTGATTGGACGCATGACCTTTGACATCATCAGCACAGCGTGAGAAGTGTCTTCTCCTGACCCTGCTGACCTTTGACCTACCCTGATGATGTCACTCTGCTCTGACCACACGTGCTGCTCTCTGCCCTGACCCTCACTGACCATCACAGGCCTGCAGGCCTTGACCTCTGACCCTGCTGTTCTGACTTCCTGGAAGTCGCGCCAGTTGCTAAAGCTGCCTGGGAAGGGCGGGCGTCTGTAAAGCGGAGAGTGGAACTCAGTCGGAGCCGGAGCCGGAGCCGGAGCCGGAGCGGCACGGAACCATTGGAGCGGGTTCCTCTTCTGAGCGCTCTGGGACTCCGAGGAAAAGCggaacaaacaggaagtgacatgaactctgtgtgtgtgtattatggcTGTGATTTTTCTGAAAGAATCTGTATCAGTGTTGGTGAAAAGCTGCTATACACAAGCTAGTCAAGTGCAGACACTagtgaaacaaaaacaacaacaaaattcttCCTTCAAATGTAACTCTACACTCAAGAATCTCTAAACAGCTGTAATAAAAGAGGAGCTGTGTTTCAGATGATGTCAGACTGACTTAAACTCCTATCCCCTCTAAAACCCCGCCTCCCAAAGACTTCAGCCAATCAGAGTGAGCAGAGTGATTGACAGGCAGGGAGtgtttgtgattggctgacagttTCACTGATGGCTGTATGAAGCAATCACTcacaacactttacaataatgttctgCTGATTAACACAGGTGTAGCTCACTTTACAGCAGGTGAACTGAACTgcagacactctcacacacacacacacctttcctTCTGCTCGTCTCGCTGTACTCACCACTTTATCGTTTTCAGACGGCAGCTCAAAGACGCATCTGAGTTTTGAATCCATGAGATCATCGGGTTTCGCGTCTTTCCACTGAAACACATGAAAAAAAGGCAATTCATCATCCACAAGCACTagcagcttcacacacacacacacacacacacacgcacacactctctctctctctcacacagacacacacacacacacactctctctctctctcacacacagacacacacattttctctacacagacagacactcacacacactactGGAAATAAAGCAACGACTGATATTTAGATCTCActatttatatcatttaatatcAGTATATGGTGTACTATTATAAAGAGTTTACATTACAGGCATCAGAATTTTATCATATAAATAACAGCATCTGCAGCAAATTGCATATCTTTGCTCAGTTGGAGTCTCTGAATAAAACGGAGCTACATTTTCTCACTTTATCAGAtaatatgagccataaaagccaaATGATACTTAAGAGGTATGCAAACgtacatgtaaataaatatatatatatatatatatagtcaaaaggttcaataaactgttcgaataaaaaaaaaatatttctgacaaTCATatcatatgtcaggctttacagggttaaaacaGCTGCATTAGAGTGTTTGCTGCCATCTGCAGGTGTGAACATACACTTACATCACTGAACAgcagttcaacacacacacacacacacactgtctcttactctctctcacacacgctcacacacacacgatctctctctctctctctctcacacacacacacactctctctcgctcacactcacacacgctctctctctctctcacacacactgactctcacacactctctctctctctcacacacactgactctcacacactctctctctctcacacacacacagtctctctctctctcacacacacactctctctctctctctctctctcacacacacacacacacactctctctcgctcgctcacacacacacacacacacacacacacaaacacacagtctctctcacacacacacacacactctctctctctctctcacacacacacacacacactctctctctcacacacacacacacacactctctctctctctctctctcacacacacactctctctctctcacacacacacacacactctctctctctctctctcacacacacacactctctgtctctctctcacacacgcactctctctgtctctctctcacacacacactctctctctctcacacacacacacacactctctctctctctctctcacacacacacacacacacacacacacactctctctctctctctctcacacacacacactctctgtctctctctcacacacgcactctctctgtctctctctcacacacacactctctctctctcacacacacacacacactctctctctctctctctcacacacacacacacacacacacacacactctctctctctctctctcacacacacacactctctgtctctctctcacacacgcactctctctgtctctctctcacacacacactctctctcgctcacactcacacacactgtctctctctcacacacacactctctctcgctcacacacacacggtctctctctctctctctctctctcacacacactctctctctctctctctctctctctcacatacacacacactctctctctcacacgctcacacacactctctctcacacgctcacacacacacacacacagtgtaataGAAAGCAGCAGGAGGTTCACCAAGGCTTCTGTGTCTGTGGCGGCTGCGGGGGCGAAGATGGATTGCACCATGAACTTGTGTTTGCTCTTCTCGTTGGGGTCGTACTCAAACGGCTGCAGCATAACTGAGACAAAGACACAAAATAATCTAGAAACATGCATCATGTGACGGATCTGcacagaatcacacacacaaagtttaacGTAAGAGACACGAGACGGACCGGAGATGACGAGCGTGGCCCCGGGGTCGATGATGCCGCTGTTGGGTCGCACGCAGTATCTGCGCGGCGCTGTGGTCTTCACTTTGAAACATACTTTCCTCTCCGAGGGATTCTTGAGCTTCAGGTTAGCCGTGACCACATCTGTGAAAGGACCTGAGAAGAGAAGAGCGATTCGTCACCCATCACAGAATACAGAAAACATCACATGATAATATGCTGCATTCATAGTAGGGATGCactgacaatttttttatttgtatttaataataatattgattcagtatcattaaaaaatatatttacctacATTAAAAAGTCTTATGAAATCACTTTATATTgtatttcggtgcatccctaattcaaTGACATAAAAGACTCATTCATAAAAACTcaaattaatgtctttttttttcaattgtttgtGACGTTGCACATCAACATGAAACACAGACTTGTGGAATATGTTGTTAAAGACTCTctggaacaaacaaacaaacactcagtACATTAGAAGCATGTGATCCATAAAGGTGAAGAACACCGAGGCTCAGAAAACGCTGTTAAAGCTGACATGTGCTTGAAGTGCACTAAAGTTCAAGGGTACAACAGAGACAGCGTCGTAGCAGAATAAATGAGATTAACCTGCAGTCTGATGCATGACGCATGAACATAATATACAAGAGATAAAACAGGTCTGATTCAGCCTCCTCCGTTTgtgaaacaataaaacaaaattaaattaattcaaatgatatatattttattatttatatattatatataataaagaaaaaataatatataataaattaaatacaatttgatTAGGTTaggttaaattaaattcattaaaaatgcaaaataaaatattttattcataaaaaacaacaactgtgaatattaaaatactaATTGAAATATGGACAAACttgacttaataaataaataacagaaatcaGCTTTGTACACAACTATGAATTAAaccaaagtattaatttctatacaAAACTAAAACTGATTTAACGAGTTGTGAACGAAGTGTACAAGCAGATCAATATTTTTAAAACCGTGATTCTGAACAAAGGGGCATCAGGAcgacttaaaataattttatataatattattcagaaatttaattttatattgcaaattatttttctcactgttTGAATAACTGAGGAAATGTAAGCATTATAATTAGTGACTTACAAtgtttctaatttttttaaacaaattcagTCATATTAAGGATATTTTTATGACATCAATATGCTACTTGTCTAAAAAGATATAATGTTGATAAACTGTCTCAGaagtaaataattcaataaattagCATTATAATATCTTGAATCGGCAAATATGGAGCATTCAGCTCAACActaataaataatgtacaaattcAAATGAGTGtagaattattaataattcatgtcataaatgtatcaaaacaacaaactaaaattcaaaaaaaaaaaaaactttttttttttttttttacgtttgggATCAACAAGATGAATTGTGAAgaattaatcaatatttaacGGCTTCGCCCATAAAATAACTAGCAGAGCTTTATACAGCGCTGGTTATTAAGTATCCCATGATGCACTCTTTGGAATCAAATATAAGAGCATTCAAGCTGCAGgaagtgggacttttattttgaaagcacAATGCAACAAACTTCTGCGAATCCAGCTATGCCTAAAAGCAGGtccaaaatgtgattttataattCATATAAGCCTATACCAGCTTCATGTCATCACAGACAACAATTAGTTTCATCTAAGTACAGGTTAAAGCTGAAGACTAGCCCTGAAATTCATCTTCAGGTCaggattaaaatgaaaatgctcaGCAAACAGGGAAGAATCGAATCCCACTCCAGCTCTTCCCTTTAGAGCAGATGAAACGAGATGATGTGAATTATGCCTCAAAGCCAGGATCTTATGACCGTGCATGTCACATATTAGTGGATTAGAGGAGAGCGCAGGAATGGATGTAAACACTGTACAGAACACCAGATGCTCGGCCTTGGAAATTAAGTTCGGATGGACTTGAGAAGAAGGGATTGTTGGGAGAGACACGAGAACGCGGTTTAACATCAGATAACATTAGAGAGCACCGTATGGAAACATCAAGAGAGAAATCTAATCAGCAGAAAACGACAACAAATACAACGTGTCTTCAggtcaaacgtgtgtgtgtgtgtgtgtgtataacccTTCACTAACCCTGATCTCAGACTACACAACACTGATAGCTCTAGtaaaatattagaagaaaaacTTGGAAATTATCAACTGGTAATGAACTATTTCAAATATCATCGTTTAGGTATaaacaaaagctaaaaaaaaaaaatgacagacagCAAACAATCACTAAaaactaaagttaaaataaataaaaaggtgactcaaaataataataaaaatctattacagtacactaaaataactatgataaaataaaaaaataaaaaactgaaatggaataAAATGAAACCTAAatagtaatttttaaaataaacaaatattaataaaaaaaatacaaaaaaggcacataaaattacttaatatttaactaaaacaaaaaggtATATAGAAAGTATAAATACTAAATTAACAGCAcataaaaactataaattaaataaaaataaagtagtaTTACTATTAgtttaaacaaaaacttaataaaaacaattattaaaaataaaactataacaataagtataaaaagctaattcaaaacataaaaaactaacaCTAAAAGAGCAGAATATAAAaatagtatataataaaataaatatatattttcaaaaacatgttttactctaaaaatgcatgaatatcAAAGCCATAAatctaaataagttgtgttccaaattttaAGTGAGGTCTCAAAAACATGCTTTCGGTAAGGTTTTGTGTGGGCGCAGTACCAAACGTTTCCACTAGATGAAATTCACTTcccattaatttcatttttgacgACGAAAAATACAAGTGAGTCATTTAACCTTTtcaaatcatgtccatgatttatatttttatttttcaacatttcgCGTTCACATAGCAAGTGCCAAAACCTTTATCTTAAACAAGTTTcgtacaataaataataaatagacaataaacaaattttattctggatgcaattaatcatcaTGATTTAGcgtattaaaatacatttagaaattcccacaaaattcaagataaagGAGCAAAATAAAGCCATAATAAGtggcttttatatttatataatctgaTATAGTTAATATCACAAAAAAGTGAATTTTCTCCAAACATCAGCAAAACAGCAAATGTGATACTGATTTAATGATCCGTTCGATaaacaaaagttaatttttaGTGATTTACATTTAAGTTCCTATTTAGTTTCAGCCAAAGCAGAACAGTTTTACGtctctgagaaacacacagaagtatttctcccaaggttttagttttagttcctTGTCACCATcagagaactgaactgaatcactTGAATCATCAataaactgactttaactgataaactgactgttttctattgtcctcttgcattatcagcACGTTTAcactctgtaaagctgctttgacacaattagTATTGTATTaagcgctatagaaataaaggggatttgaatgaatcagccgtttgaacgaatcggttgaatgaatgactcactcatgtttcattcattcaaaagatTCATTCATCACCTTTATTGAtctgctgccacctactggcattttttaaatttacatttaaagtataattcCCCTTCCCCCACctccaaattatttaaaatatcagtttttaaaaaatattaccgATCAAAACATTATTAATGCACTTGTAACTGCAGAATGAATTAAATTGCtttaacagtctgtgtgaatGCATCTAAACGTCACTTCGGATACAAATTCTGATGCACCGCAAACACAAATTtagttgatactgatttcatttgattggtaACAGTCTTATAGTGTCTCACTATTTGAATTCATTGATTAAATTTGACAAAATATGACGCAGACATTTAATTAGGCTAGACAAAAATTGGCCTTAAGGCTAAACAAAAAGCTCATAAAACTAAAGCAAACCTCGAGTGCCGTGTGTAAAAATGGCAACGCAGGGCTCTGAAACAGGAGGACGACTGAAGTGAAAGAGGAATGTATTTAGCTCAGGGCTCCTCTTCCTGTCACCTCATTTATTTATTGGGTTACAGACCCATCAGAACATGACAAGCCTCTTCCTCTTCTGCAgcaaattctaataatattgcaaaagttttactgtattttaaacaaataaatgcaaccttggtgagcagaagaaactgtTTCAAAACTCTAACAAAAATGGTACcgaccacacaaaaaaaaaaaaaaaaaaaaaaaaaaaaaagtataaataaatgacaaacttTGGTACAAGgttaaaacagtattttaaaatcatacaaaACTCTTCAAAAAGAGTGAATGAATTCCATCACCAAACCATTAACATGACTCACTAGGGCTTTTAAGGATGCATTCGGTTTTCCAccgaaaaaaaagtttcatttaaaaaaaaaaaaaaaaaaaaaaaaatgcaccagttttttttttattttttttattaagtttaaaaGAACGTACAAGGAGAATAAAGCTGCTTCATTGGTCGTGTCGACATCACCTGAATATCCGAATACTTGTTTCACAACACACTCAAACCACAAactgctgcttcaaacacgttcaCAAACAGAGTAGTAACAAACCAATGAGCTTTACACTAATCCCTCACATATTCAAGATGTGCACTGTTTTAAGATAACTTATAAGACTAGTTATAACACTTCGTTGATTTTTGAttagataaaagcttctgctaaattactgaatgcaaatgtttgtaatgtaaatacataaatagatgtaaataagaacatttaaaagtactacaataaatatataaataaagagatttaatgatttaaataaatacaaaaatatgtaaataagtttataaataaaaataagattagaTTAAAACAAAtgcgtaaataaataaataaatcatgtgttttatt of Carassius gibelio isolate Cgi1373 ecotype wild population from Czech Republic chromosome A2, carGib1.2-hapl.c, whole genome shotgun sequence contains these proteins:
- the LOC127938396 gene encoding vesicle-associated membrane protein-associated protein A-like; protein product: MSKLEQILILDPPNDLRFRGPFTDVVTANLKLKNPSERKVCFKVKTTAPRRYCVRPNSGIIDPGATLVISVMLQPFEYDPNEKSKHKFMVQSIFAPAAATDTEALWKDAKPDDLMDSKLRCVFELPSENDKVNDVDSVSKSAAVLNSSKVDGPVAVKAVSAALDDSEMKKIVEECRRLQTEASKLHEENRQLKDEGLRLRKLQRSEHITSNSSSALGLESRAGSLPSLLVVIAAIFIGFFLGKFIL